The Miscanthus floridulus cultivar M001 chromosome 17, ASM1932011v1, whole genome shotgun sequence genome has a window encoding:
- the LOC136518404 gene encoding probable membrane-associated kinase regulator 4, protein MAGRREEGDGQVQRRQQEGEEEEDYIDMDLSSVAAAGAREFEFMSAPLDRWGEPLASPADELFYKGKLLPLHLPPRIQMVEELLDGRGAGSREFLHRGISTAPATPYESCNASPANSCYVSGELNVEEYFQEYAAAAGLALAADAAAAPGGERKPWSRKLRFMRQLNLGLRLKASKAYLKTIFAAKPDEKNDLGAATARGAREELAHGHAHGHPRAWRKNPFAQIRSNRCIASDVCVGGGSSRAAPAAGRYKEREHGHRRSFSSVIVRYSSSNKTSPVPALPLPSSSSSSSSSSSASSSVRTSTESDGAGPALRRSSSASSEVENPIQGLIAYCKKSQQLASVRKSASDAGFRFLSSAASKIAAESDDLDELTEICRG, encoded by the coding sequence ATGGCGGGAAGGCGAGAGGAGGGGGACGGACAGGTGCAGCGGCGGCAGCAAGAgggggaagaggaggaggactacATCGACATGGACCTGAGCTCTGTAGCTGCGGCCGGGGCGCGGGAGTTCGAGTTCATGTCGGCGCCGCTGGACCGGTGGGGGGAGCCCCTGGCGTCGCCGGCGGACGAGCTCTTCTACAAGGGGAAGCTGCTGCCGCTGCACCTGCCGCCGCGCATCCAGATGGTGGAGGAGCTCCTGGACGGCCGCGGGGCCGGCAGCAGGGAGTTTCTCCACCGCGGCATCAGCACGGCCCCCGCGACGCCGTACGAGTCGTGCAACGCGTCGCCGGCCAACTCGTGCTACGTCAGCGGGGAGCTCAACGTCGAGGAGTACTTCCAGGagtacgcggcggcggcgggcctgGCGCTGGCAGCGGACGCCGCGGCGGCCCCCGGGGGGGAGAGGAAGCCGTGGTCCAGGAAGCTCAGGTTCATGAGGCAGCTCAACCTCGGGCTCAGGCTCAAGGCGTCCAAGGCGTACCTCAAGACCATATTCGCAGCCAAGCCGGACGAAAAGAACGATCTTggcgcggcgacggcgaggggaGCGCGGGAGGAGCTCGCCCACGGCCATGCCCATGGCCACCCCAGGGCGTGGAGGAAGAACCCGTTCGCCCAGATCAGAAGCAACAGGTGCATCGCCTCCGACGTCTGcgtcggcggcggcagcagccgtGCCGCACCCGCAGCAGGGCGGTACAAGGAACGCGAGCACGGGCACAGGCGGTCCTTCTCCAGCGTCATCGTCCGGTACTCCTCGTCGAACAAGACGTCCCCCGTCCCTGCGCTGCCGttgccgtcgtcgtcctcgtcctcgtcctcgtcctcgtcagcCTCCTCGTCGGTCCGGACCTCGACCGAGTCCGACGGCGCGGGCCCGGcgctgaggaggagcagcagcgcgAGCTCCGAGGTGGAGAACCCCATCCAGGGGCTCATCGCCTACTGCAAGAAGTCCCAGCAGCTGGCCTCCGTCAGGAAGAGCGCCAGCGACGCCGGCTTCCGCTTCCTGTCGTCGGCGGCGTCCAAGATCGCCGCTGAGTCCGACGACCTTGATGAGCTCACCGAGATTTGCAGAGGATGA